The following proteins come from a genomic window of Lolium rigidum isolate FL_2022 chromosome 5, APGP_CSIRO_Lrig_0.1, whole genome shotgun sequence:
- the LOC124653965 gene encoding uncharacterized protein LOC124653965 encodes MADIKISCSRSKARRKQQHVHKPEKELYFTCWSNGAGLMFEAGAMPKLEKPRVPFDAGSGLDFGIQHLSSLRNLSVEIICMGATVREVEALEEAIRNTADLLPNCPTLEIPTWDDEHLMKEEQGKAEEEIQTSG; translated from the coding sequence ATGGCTGACATCAAGATCAGCTGCTCCCGATCAAAGGCTCGTCGTAAGCAGCAACATGTTCATAAGCCTGAGAAGGAGTTATACTTCACCTGCTGGAGCAATGGGGCAGGCCTGATGTTTGAAGCTGGGGCCATGCCAAAGCTCGAGAAGCCGCGTGTTCCATTTGATGCAGGCAGTGGTCTTGATTTTGGCATCCAGCACCTCTCATCCCTCAGGAATCTTTCCGTTGAGATCATTTGCATGGGCGCAACGGTTCGGGAGGTGGAGGCATTGGAGGAGGCCATCAGGAACACGGCGGATCTCCTCCCAAACTGCCCCACACTGGAAATCCCAACGTGGGATGATGAACATCTGATGAAGGAGGAGCAAGGCAAGGCTGAAGAGGAGATCCAGACAAGCGGCTGA